One Oncorhynchus masou masou isolate Uvic2021 chromosome 2, UVic_Omas_1.1, whole genome shotgun sequence genomic region harbors:
- the LOC135557159 gene encoding AKT-interacting protein-like isoform X2 — protein MNLNPFWSMSTNTGRKRSDGEEQSGEQQQQRASPARPSFGKKQLPSIPKNAVPITKPASPAATALLANGTHASYGPFYLEYSLLAEFTLVIKQKLPGIYVQPSYKSALMWFGVIFIRHGLYQDGVFKFTVYIPDNYPDGECPRVVFDIPVFHPLVDPVSGELDVRRAFTKWRRNHNHIWQVLMYARTVFYKINTMEPLNPEAAVLYDKDVQLFKSKVVDSVKLCNSHLFDQPKMDDPYAISFSSWNPAIHDEAKERMFTHKRRPEDHQKGLQVSGLSWVKPGSTQPFSKDDNPPLS, from the exons ATGAACCTGAACCCATTCTGGAGCATGTCTACCAATACTGGTCGTAAG AGATCTGATGGtgaggaacagagtggagagcaGCAGCAACAAAGAGCCAGTCCAGCCCGTCCTAGCTTTGGGAAGAAGCAGCTTCCCTCCATCCCCAAGAATGCAGTCCCCATCACCAAGCCTGCCTCTCCTGCCGCCACGGCCCTGTTGGCCAACGGAACACATGCCTCCTACGGTCCATTCTACCTGGAGTACTCGCTGCTGGCTGAGTT CACGCTAGTGATCAAGCAAAAACTGCCTGGAATCTATGTGCAGCCATCCTACAAATCAGCATTGA TGTGGTTCGGGGTCATTTTCATCAGACATGGCTTGTACCAGGATGGAGTCTTCAAGTTCACTGTGTATATTCCAGATAACTATCCTGATGGTGAATGTCCT AGAGTGGTGTTTGATATCCCAGTCTTCCACCCACTTGTGGACCCTGTTTCAGGAGAGCTTGATGTCAGGAGAGCCTTCACCAAGTGGAG GCGTAATCACAACCACATCTGGCAAGTCCTGATGTATGCACGCACGGTGTTCTACAAGATCAACACTATGGAACCACTCAACCCAGAAGCTGCTGTGCT GTACGACAAGGATGTGCAGTTGTTCAAAAGCAAGGTGGTAGACAGCGTCAAACTATGCAACAGTCACCTCTTCGACCAACCCAAGATGGACGATCCTTATGCAATAAG TTTCTCTTCATGGAACCCAGCAATCCACGACGAGGCGAAGGAACGGATGTTCACACATAAA AGACGGCCTGAGGATCACCAGAAGGGGCTGCAGGTGTCAGGACTGTCTTGGGTGAAGCCCGGATCCACACAACCCTTCAGCAAAGACGACAACCCTCCCCTGAGCTGA
- the LOC135557159 gene encoding AKT-interacting protein-like isoform X1, with protein MNLNPFWSMSTNTGRKRSDGEEQSGEQQQQRASPARPSFGKKQLPSIPKNAVPITKPASPAATALLANGTHASYGPFYLEYSLLAEFTLVIKQKLPGIYVQPSYKSALMWFGVIFIRHGLYQDGVFKFTVYIPDNYPDGECPRVVFDIPVFHPLVDPVSGELDVRRAFTKWRRNHNHIWQVLMYARTVFYKINTMEPLNPEAAVLFFRYDKDVQLFKSKVVDSVKLCNSHLFDQPKMDDPYAISFSSWNPAIHDEAKERMFTHKRRPEDHQKGLQVSGLSWVKPGSTQPFSKDDNPPLS; from the exons ATGAACCTGAACCCATTCTGGAGCATGTCTACCAATACTGGTCGTAAG AGATCTGATGGtgaggaacagagtggagagcaGCAGCAACAAAGAGCCAGTCCAGCCCGTCCTAGCTTTGGGAAGAAGCAGCTTCCCTCCATCCCCAAGAATGCAGTCCCCATCACCAAGCCTGCCTCTCCTGCCGCCACGGCCCTGTTGGCCAACGGAACACATGCCTCCTACGGTCCATTCTACCTGGAGTACTCGCTGCTGGCTGAGTT CACGCTAGTGATCAAGCAAAAACTGCCTGGAATCTATGTGCAGCCATCCTACAAATCAGCATTGA TGTGGTTCGGGGTCATTTTCATCAGACATGGCTTGTACCAGGATGGAGTCTTCAAGTTCACTGTGTATATTCCAGATAACTATCCTGATGGTGAATGTCCT AGAGTGGTGTTTGATATCCCAGTCTTCCACCCACTTGTGGACCCTGTTTCAGGAGAGCTTGATGTCAGGAGAGCCTTCACCAAGTGGAG GCGTAATCACAACCACATCTGGCAAGTCCTGATGTATGCACGCACGGTGTTCTACAAGATCAACACTATGGAACCACTCAACCCAGAAGCTGCTGTGCT TTTTTTCAGGTACGACAAGGATGTGCAGTTGTTCAAAAGCAAGGTGGTAGACAGCGTCAAACTATGCAACAGTCACCTCTTCGACCAACCCAAGATGGACGATCCTTATGCAATAAG TTTCTCTTCATGGAACCCAGCAATCCACGACGAGGCGAAGGAACGGATGTTCACACATAAA AGACGGCCTGAGGATCACCAGAAGGGGCTGCAGGTGTCAGGACTGTCTTGGGTGAAGCCCGGATCCACACAACCCTTCAGCAAAGACGACAACCCTCCCCTGAGCTGA